The following are encoded in a window of Gossypium raimondii isolate GPD5lz chromosome 13, ASM2569854v1, whole genome shotgun sequence genomic DNA:
- the LOC105767572 gene encoding chaperonin 60 subunit beta 4, chloroplastic yields MACSLPPIPGISLTNPTLSKTRRLSSSHYSISKKPRAMAKEVYFNHDGSATKKLQTGVDKVAELIGVTLGPKGRNVVLQNKYGPPKIVNDGETVLKQIELEDPLENVGVKLVRQAGAKTNDLAGDGCTTSIVLAHGLITEGVKVVSAGMNPIQIARGIEKTANALVSELKLISREVEDHELAHVAAVSAGNDYAVGKMISDAIQQVGRKGVVKIEKGKGTENSLEMVEGMQFERGYLSPYFVTDRDKMIVEFHNCKFLLVDKKITNPKEMFKILDSAVKEKYPVVIVAEDIEKEALAPVIRNKLKGVLKAAAIKAPAFGERKRHCLEDIAILTGGTVIRDDMGITLDRVGKEVLGTATKVVITKDSTYIVSDGSTRESVQKRVSQIQNLVENTEENFQKKILNERIARLSGGIAILQVGAQTQVELKDKQLRIEDALNATKAAIEEGVVVGGGCILLRLSEKVDSIKNLLDNQEQKIGAEIFKRALSYPTKLIAKNAGVNGSVVVEKVLSNNDTRYGYNAARNSYEDLIKAGIMDPTKVVRCCLEHAASVAKVFLTSDAVVVDIVDNMDIKFKPKLTRKKIQSLTKSFFPKKLFPRFSK; encoded by the exons ATGGCATGTTCACTACCTCCAATTCCTGGGATATCACTCACCAACCCAACATTGTCCAAAACCAGAAGGTTATCATCTTCACATTATTCCATCTCCAAAAAGCCCAGAGCCATGGCCAAAGAAGTTTACTTCAACCATGATGGTTCTGCCACTAAGAAGCTTCAG ACTGGTGTGGATAAAGTGGCAGAGCTGATTGGGGTTACATTGGGTCCAAAGGGGAGAAATGTGGTGCTTCAGAATAAGTATGGACCCCCCAAGATTGTTAATGATGGAGAAACTGTTCTCAAACAG ATTGAGTTGGAGGATCCATTGGAGAATGTTGGAGTTAAATTAGTGAGGCAAGCTGGTGCAAAAACAAATGATCTTGCTGGTGATGGTTGCACTACATCTATAGTTCTTGCTCATGGTTTAATTACAGAAGGTGTGAAG GTAGTTTCAGCTGGAATGAATCCAATTCAAATTGCCCGTGGGATTGAGAAGACGGCAAATGCCCTTGTTTCTGAACTCAAATTGATATCCAGAGAG GTTGAGGATCATGAACTTGCACATGTTGCTGCTGTTAGTGCTGGAAATGATTATGCAGTAGGAAAGATGATCTCTGATGCTATTCAACAAGTTGGAAGGAAGGGTGTagtcaaaattgaaaaaggaaaaggtaCTGAGAACAGTCTAGAGATGGTAGAAGGAATGCAGTTCGAACGAGGATATTTGTCTCCTTACTTTGTCACTGATCGAGATAAGATGATTGTTGAGTTCCACAATTGCAAG TTCCTATTGGTTGACAAGAAAATCACAAATCCGAAAGAGATGTTTAAAATATTGGACAGCGCTGTTAAAGAGAAGTACCCAGTCGTGATAGTTGCGGAGGATATTGAGAAGGAAGCTCTTGCTCCGGTCATTAGGAACAAACTCAAGGGTGTGCTGAAGGCAGCTGCTATTAAGGCCCCAGCCTTTGGTGAGCGCAAGAGGCACTGCTTGGAAGATATTGCTATCTTGACTGGAG gCACTGTGATCAGAGATGACATGGGTATAACACTAGATAGGGTTGGGAAGGAAGTTCTGGGTACTGCTACTAAGGTTGTGATAACCAAGGATTCTACCTACATAGTTAGTGATGGTAGTACGCGAGAATCTGTTCAGAAAAGAGTTTCTCAGATACAAAATCTGGTTGAG AACacagaagaaaattttcaaaagaagatACTCAATGAAAGAATTGCCAGATTATCAGGAGGAATTGCTATTCTTCAG GTTGGAGCACAAACACAAGTTGAATTGAAAGACAAACAACTCAGAATTGAAGATGCTTTGAATGCAACTAAG GCAGCTATTGAGGAAGGCGTTGTAGTTGGAGGTGGTTGTATCCTCTTGCGGCTATCTGAGAAGGTGGATAGCATAAAAAACCTGTTGGATAATCAAGAACAAAag ATAGGAGCTGAGATCTTCAAGAGAGCATTAAGCTATCCAACAAAACTAATTGCCAAAAATGCTGGTGTTAATGGGAGTGTTGTTGTGGAGAAG GTCTTATCGAACAATGATACAAGATACGGGTACAATGCCGCAAGGAACTCTTACGAGGATTTGATTAAAGCTGGAATTATGGATCCAACAAag GTAGTTCGATGTTGTTTGGAGCATGCAGCATCGGTGGCCAAGGTTTTTCTAACATCTGATGCTGTTGTAGTAGACATAGTAGACAATATGGATATCAAGTTCAAGCCGAAACTGACGAGAAAGAAAATACAAAGCTTAACGAAGTCATTCTtccctaaaaaattatttcccaGATTCAGTAAATGA
- the LOC105767585 gene encoding basic leucine zipper 43, with protein MVPVEFRGLHYLAPENPILIPANLGMMQNSIPSFHFNTFESSLPNSHIVPSAQEFAALSSSISNTSTSDEAEEQQVNVIDERKQRRMISNRESARRSRMRKQKHLDELWSQVIRLRNENQSLLDKLNHVSESHDRVLQENARLKEEASDLRQMLTDLKIGSPYSLAFRDLEEVPCNTAHLKAESTNQSIANSVDLLH; from the coding sequence ATGGTTCCCGTTGAGTTCAGGGGACTTCACTACCTAGCACCAGAAAATCCGATCCTGATTCCAGCCAACCTTGGCATGATGCAAAACTCTATACCATCTTTTCATTTCAATACATTTGAAAGCAGCCTACCGAATTCCCACATCGTACCATCTGCTCAGGAATTTGCTGCGTTGTCCTCAAGTATCAGCAACACTTCAACTTCAGATGAGGCTGAGGAGCAGCAGGTCAATGTCATCGATGAAAGGAAACAGCGGAGAATGATATCTAACAGAGAATCTGCTCGTAGGTCGAGGATGCGGAAACAGAAGCACCTGGATGAACTTTGGTCACAGGTAATCAGGCTCCGTAACGAGAACCAGAGTCTCCTAGACAAGTTAAATCACGTCTCGGAGTCCCATGACCGTGTTCTTCAAGAAAATGCAAGGCTGAAGGAAGAAGCTTCGGATCTTCGCCAAATGCTAACTGATCTAAAAATTGGAAGTCCTTATTCCCTTGCATTCAGAGACCTGGAAGAGGTTCCCTGCAACACTGCTCATCTGAAAGCTGAGTCCACAAATCAATCCATTGCTAACTCTGTTGACTTGCTTCATTGA